The genomic window GTTGTACTTTGAAACCAGAAGACCtgtcaaatcctatctctgatgcttcttggttgtgtgactttggacaagtcgcTTGATATCTCAGTCCCAAAATGGCAATAATGATGGCAGGTGCTTCATAGAGTTGATGTGAGAAGCATAGAAAGTTCTAGAATGGGAGCTGTGGTTCCTCTCAAGCTTTTTTGGGGGTGGTAGGGGAGCAGGACTTTCttttcaatcttccccaggcctGGCTCTGGGCTTTGCACAGCAGGTGTTCACCCTATGTTTACTAAATCAAGGCTGGCTCTCCTCCCATTTCAGAAGCCTGATCCTTGTCTCATCAAGTGCACCCAGGAAAGCAGATTTCTTGGTAGATCTGATGTCAGCCTCCCTGACTGAGGGTCCCAGAGAACTCCCCTTCAATCTGATGGGGCAGATTGAATACCAATGCATTGGAAGGGACTGGAGCAATTATGATTCCataccttcattttgcagatggggaaactgaggcctggggaaGGGAAGTGACACTCTCCAAGTTTACAGAGGTAGCatctgagatgggattcaaacccagaccaCCTCTATCCCACTTTAATCCAATTCATCACAACATACCAAGTACCTAATGTGAATGATGTTCCAGGTTGGGAGCTAAGGGGAAGGCAGAGATAAGTGAAACACACCAGCCTCAGGGAGGGTCTAGCTCAGTAAAGGAACCAAAGAACAGGGACTTGTGGGATGTAAAGAGTGTTCATGAGGAGGCTGTGGAAGGACCAAGTTTATAGCAGGGAGGGAGGATGTCTGAGTGGACTAGCAGGAGCCTCATGGAGCAGGTGGGATCTGGGGTCCTGAGGGATGGAGGGAAGATGGAGAGTTAGGGGGAGGCAATTTAGGTCAAGGGAGCAAAGGCAAAGAGGTGGAAGATATGGGAATGGCATGTGGACTGTTTACCTGAAGTGAAGGGCATGGAAGGGGATGGTGTGGGAGAAAACCTGGTGAGGTGAGGCTGACGAGACTGGAGGACCTTCATCATAGAGCCAATGAGTCCAAACTAGATCTGGTGGGCAATGGGTCAtcactgagggaggggagtgagatGCCTGCAGCTATGGGCATaagatggattgaagagaggGACTGTCCAGGCAGGGAGACCAGTGAGGGGGCTGCTCTGATCATCTGGGGGAGAGGGAATGAAGGCTGAGAGGATGATGGTAGCCCTGGGAATGGAAGGGATGGTGAAGTCGACCTTGACAGGGCCCAGTGACTTAGTGGGATGACAGGTGGAACAGGGGCAGCAATCACTTTAGTGGGGAAGAGGTGGTGCAAGGAGGACCCCACCGGCAACCACATCTGGGGTTTGCCATCCTATGGCAGATCACCATGCCCTTGAGTTATCCCTGTGGGAGGGAGGTGGGAGTGTTAATCTGACTTGGGATGACTCTGTGTCCTAGGCGAATGGTCTCCTCTCAGATGCCTTGGCCACTTGAAGGGTCTTGGGGTATTTCTTGGAGCCATCATCCCCCAGCAATGTCTATGCCACACACCTCACTCAACCTCAGCAGTGTGGAGACTAGAATCTGTTTCTGGTAACTTTAATCgtaaaaaccaaaaacattcaTATAAATAAAACTGTTGTGTAAAATACAGTTAGTTCTTCTTTCTACTAAATCCCCTCTCCAACCCACTCAAAAAAATCACATAGAAAACCCAAGACAGAGAAATTAGTAGTACAAATATACAGGGTCCCTGATGACTAAGTAGCTAGCAGCCTTGGGGGCCCTTGTGGAGGAGGGTTGACACCCCTAAACCTGGAGCCTCCTCCATGACCTGGGAAGGTTTCCAGCCCCCTGCCAGTGGCTATGGAGGTGTAAAAAGTGGCCTCCTGGAGGGAGGTGAGGAGAAAAGTGGGGGAAGGCTGGGCTGCTTCCACCACCCCAGAGGAGGCGGCCGCTTCTGCTGTCAGTCTATTTAAGATGCAGTGGGTGAGTAAACTAGGCGGTCAAGTGGGAGGACAGGACAGGGCGCTCAACACTTGCCCCTACGGGAGAGGTTGGGTCCCCACGGGAGAGGTCGGGTCTTCTAGCCACTTGATTCTGGccagggaagaggaggaaggatgAGCTCCTTCCAGGTGATGCCCAGCAGGCTGGGTGGTCCAGGGGACCCCAAGCCTCTTGAAAGGCTGTGGGAAGGGAAGCTCAGAGGAGCCAAGGGTGACCATGGGTCCTCCTCCCTTCCCGACTGGCTCAGGCTCCAATTTGGGGCTTTGTCCAAGGAGAAAGCCTCTCGTCCCCCACTGCCCTTGCTCCCATATCCCAACTCTTGGAGTGAGACGGTAGACACTTGGACGGACAGACGGACGCACACagacatacatgcacacaccacacacacacacacacacacacacacacacacacggagagAGAAAAAGACCCCACAGTTCCCTTCCAAAGCCAGGGCCTGCCCAAAGGGGTGGGGGCAGGGTGGGGGCGGGGCCAGGGTCAGGAGCATTTCCAGACGCATACAGCCAGGGTGCCCCCGAAGTACAGGTACAGAAGGTTCTTCACTTCATGGGTGATCTCGAAGCCGAAGCCTTCGCCAATCACCACGTGCCAGGAAGCGCCGAACTTCTTGTCCATGGTCTCTTTGATCATCTTGGCAGCACTCTGCAAAGGGCCAGCCCAGAACCCTAGATCATCGGGAGAGCTCCCACTCACAGAACTTTCCTTCAAGACATGCTGGGAGGTCCCAGGCTAGGACAAGGATGCcggcccccattttacagaagaggaatatGAGTCTCAGAAAAGTGGCCCCAGGCAGCAGGACCAGAGAGTGGAGAAGTTGGGGCTTCAGGTTCAGGCTGCATCCCTGCCTCTTGGGACCACCGCCTAAGAGTGAGCTGGTGTTGGGGTCCTGAGTTGGAATCTCACCTCTGGGGTTTAGGAACAAGTCCCTCCACCTTTCttggcttccatttcctcatggGTCCATGGGGGTCAGTAGGTGGCAGTGACCCCCCCAGGGCCCAGGAAGCTCTGGGCATCCTGCTGCCCACTGGTCAGGCTCACTGTCACGTATGGAGAAGAGCCTAACATTTCCCATGTTTCTGGGGGCTTTGATGGGAAAGGCTGAAGTCAGTGCGACACTGACCCTGCCTGCACATGGACAAGCTTAACAAGTTGGTTCTCACTTGGGCCTTTCCCTTCATAGCACCCCCACCACGGACCTGCAGTCCTGCTCCCTAAACCCTCTTGCCCTCCCCACATGACATCAATAGGGTACTGCTGCCACACTGTAGTCTTTCTGCCAGTCTTCTCTGGCTCCTTCTGCCATTAAGGCCAGGGTAAAAGAGCTACAATCACCATCCCGTGCAGGGTCTGGCAATGGTAAAGTCATGGCTGAGATCATCTGAACGACCCTCAGAAGAGGGTCCTCAGCAGGGCCTCACTCCCTTCCCTTACCATCCCTCCCCTGGGCGCCCGGCTGTTCCTGAGCTAGGCTGAGCAAGCTGGGGGGTGAGGGGTGGGCCATAGGTCACCAGATACCTCGTTGTTGTTGGAGTATTTCTCACAGGCGGTGACACATAACTCCATGGTCTCCACTCTCATCTCTTCTGGCATGTCTGAGtgctgggggaggagggaaggacaGAAAGGCTCAGCACAGGACATGGCAAGGCCTGGCCAGGTCTGATTTGACCAACACAGCTGTGGAGGGGAGGCCCCAAGGCTGTGTCCAGAGAGGATGTGAGTAccgccccccaccccagaaggatGTGCAGGGGAACAAGCTCTGCCCTGTTGGGCAAGCTGATGGGTCACAGAGGGCAAGGCTGGAAGTCTTTTTGCTCTAACTGGCCCAGGCATGCCAGCCTCACCAGCATCTCCTATCCAACCCCCGAACATATCGGAATCCTGAGTCAGAACTGAAGCCAGACACACTCAGCTCTGAGGAGGACCCCTGGAGATTGAGAGGGGGAGACATCTGGGAAGACTGTTTCTCAATGGCCCCTTTCTCAACCTGTCCTGAGGatcctttctcatttcctcccagAACTTACTCTGACCAGAGGAAAGGTTTGGAGTCTCTTATAATCAGcatcatccttctttccttcttctcccatGATCCTTGCACTGTGAGCAACTGAGGAAAGAGGGGTGCTCCTGGGGAGGTGCTAATGGTAGCAATTAGGGTGAGCCAGGAAGGCTGAGGAGGCAGGCCCAGCTGTCTCAGAAGCAGGAGAAAATGCTTCCCTTGGAGGATGCTGTGGAAAACAGGAAAAACAGGAACAAAGAAAGTTGATTTTACAACCACAAATCACACACTGGATAGGTCACAGCAACTATCTGATCCTCCCACCCCCATTTCACGCCTCCACTGTCCCTTTCCAAATGGCCAACATGTCTGCAGCTTGGAGGATGAGTCAACAGGAGATGCTGAGGCTGAGGAAGAACAGGCTGCTCTGATCAAGGCTGCGAGCCCACGCGCTCACGAGGGAGCACATCTTGACTATAAGCCAACTAGCCTCCAAGCACAGTCGAGGTGATGCTATTAGACAATCCATCAAGGGACAAACGAGGATGGGGGTGACAGCCCACCCTGGGCTGGCCACCATGATGCCCTCCAAGATGTGGTTCTTATTCATGCCAGCGGAACCTATGGGTCTGGGGGAGCAGCCCCTGAGCAGGCTTCCTTCTGAATTGGAGAGTCCTTGAGGGAGTTCTGGACTGTCTGGTCCAGGTGGACTAAGAGCATAGAAGTACAGGTGCTGGGCCTGGCTCTGCTGGCTGTGTCTAATGTTGGTCAAGTGGGGAGAAGACTTTCTGCCCTGCAGAGCTTGAGAGAAAGGCGAAATGAAAGGGGGGCAGCaaggtggggcagtgaatagagcactgaccctgaagtcaggaggacttgatttcaaatccagcctcagacatttaacaattacctagctgtgtgatcttgggaaagtcatttaaccccattgccttgcaaaaatataaacaaacaaaaaaccccaaacaaacaaacaaaaaaaggagtgAATGGAAAACATTCCATAGTTGGCCTACTGGCAGGCAAAAGATTGAGTTCGAGTCCCAACCTATCCAACTGGGGGACCCTGGCAAAGTCACTTCCCTTGATGGGACTCACTCTTCTCATGTGTCAAAAGCAAATACTTTACTGCCTTTGGAAGTTTCAACTCTAATATTCTCCATAATTTCAGTTATGATTAGCGGCAGCAGTAAGATTTATTGAAACGTTCCTTTCAGCAGACCAGTCTGCGTCATCTCTACCTTCTTCATCAGAAATGTTGCGACAATTTAGCAAATTACTTTCCTTAAATTCACTACCATTGCTCTTGTGCTTTTTACAATTATAATCCCTGGTCAACTGACATATAAATGGTATTTCCTGCTGACAATGAGTCCTATGTTTGAAAGTGCCTtccctggggcagctaagtggcagagtggatagagcactggctctggagtcaggaggtcctgggttcaaatccgacctcagacatttaagaattacctagctgtgtgaccttggagaagtcatgtgatcttggagaagtcgcttaacctcattgccttgcaaaaacaaaataaaataaaaagaatttctatcCCATCCAGCTGCCATCCATGCTATCTCTATTCTCACCTTCACTGCTAAATTACTTGAAGACTATCTATGTCTGTCTCCACTTTACCTCTAGCTCTCTTTAACATTTTACCATCTGGTATTCACCCCAATAATCTCAAGCTCCTTCCTCTCTCAAAGGTTACTACTGATTGCTCCGTCATCAGACCCATTTTCCTTGATCTTTGTAGAATAGCTCTGTTGACCACCTACCGGGACCTACATGCCCTCCCCTCCAAAGGCCCACTCATACACGTGTACTTAGCACTTGCTCCAGGTCAGATCTCTAGCCTTTTCTACTTCTCCCCTTCTTTGGCtagttccttctcttctccccaattcctgggtcctcttctcctCTCTATATGCTCTCCTTTGGCAACTGCTCTCTTGGCTTCAATGACCCCCATTATGTAAAGGACCTCTCAAACTCGATCTCCAATCCTTTTGAGAGATAGTCTAAATTCCTATCTGCCTTTAGATCAGATGTCCAAAAGATACTCAGacccaacatgtccaaaacataGTCATGCCTCTTCCTGGTGTCACCACCTCTGCCTCAATCCTcaatcttctctctttctctcaccttTCCTGGACATTGCACTCCTAAGATCTGTCAATCCTTCTGGCACAATGTTTCAGGTATTCTCTGCTCCATTCCCAATTCCCGTAGTCTCCTATTTCCACTCAGTTGGACCAAGGCAACAGCCTTCTAAGAGATCTCTCTGCCCTGTCTTTTCCCTCCATTCAGTTTTCATTTAGCTTTGAGACTAATCTTCTGCCTATATTTATCTTGTCACATTCTGCTCAAATGGTTCTCTACCATTTTCTGAATAAGGTTCAAGGTCTTCTAGGTGGCATTCCAAGCTCTTGGAAAACTGTACCACCAACTCTGCAATGCAGTCTTATAGGGTCACCTAACTTTCATCCAGGCATTCATTCTCTGCACTAGAGACAAACTAGTCTGCCACTCAGATATCACCGGCACTTTCCGACTTTGGAGGTTTGTTCACATTGGACCCTATAACACTaacctcctctcttctcctcacGCACTCTACGAAACCTTCCTTAATCCTCCATCAACATCACTCTTTCCTCTTAGATTTTGTGTTGCAATGATTTGATGCTTATACTGTAtgatggagtcaagaagacagattcaaattcagcctcagaaacttagctgtgtggccttgagtaggTCAATTAATCTCTGtgcttccatttcttcagctATATAATAATGATGACCTATATAATGACCCTGATCCCTTTCAATTATGGGATCTAGGGAGTTGCTGATTCTTCCAGTTGGGCATTCCATCCAGGGTGCAATCTCTCCGTCTGTAACTCAGCAGATGGTCCAGTTGGTGTAAGAGACTATACTCTAAGAACATAACATTCAAAGGATCCCTCTGCCCCAGTGAGGCATCAGGTAGTCTCCAAGGAACGATATTTATCTATCTCCACTAGGCAGAGAGCCAATCTAAACTTTCTATCTTCCCCAAGTAAGACTTGCCAGAGTCCTACACACAGGAGGCATTTTCTAGAGACCCTCAAAGCTCTGGACTGGTGACAGACTCCCCAGCTCTGAGGGGCCTATTTTCACTTCACCCCCTCTGGGCTGTTCTCTGCCCTCCACACCTCCCTTTCCATCTCTCCCTACTTTCCAGATCCCTTTTACAGTCTTCCTCTATGGGAATAGAGctttttgagaacagggactgacAGTCTTGTTTGTATTTGTTACTCAGAGCTTTGCACATCATacttaattctctttctctctccttccctcttctctccacttcttcattctctgtttctctcctctccctctgctGAGATGGCACTACCTTCCCCTGGTAGGAAGGATACAAGTGGGTGGTGACACactgatcttttttaaaatttttttatttaaggcaatggggtcaagtgactagcccacagctaggcaagtattaagtgtctgaggtcagacctgaactcaggttctcctgcctcagggctggtgctctttccacctagctgccccaacccagTGATTATGGAATTCATTCTGGCTACACAAGACAAAGGGTCAATCAAGGAGCTTCAGAAGGGAGAATTATAAGGTTAATATACTCCAGGCAGGGAGTTGACACTGATGATCCTTGGTTAATAAAGGACCAATCTGAATGGTCAGCTCCTGCCTGGCTGCTCTCTCCATCATCTTCCTTGGCAGTAGGAGAGTGACCCAGGCTGAGATAGGGCACCTGGAGAAGGCATGAGGCTGGCTTTCTCTTCCTTAGTCCACAGACCAAGCACACTAAAGTTCAGGGCTGGGTCTTCTAAAGTCTGTGCTCTGTCATCTGTTGCTATGCACAGGCTGGCATTTTCCAAAGTAAAACCTTTCTTGACTTTAGCTTAGGATTCTCATCTCACCAAGCCTTTCTCCTCCTCCATGCTATGCCACACCTCCAGTGTCCTGATATCTTTGAGCTCTTTACTTCTACCTTCCCTTCATTAATAAAGGTCCAACCCAAGACTGAGGTTGGGGTTGGAAGCCTGATGGGATACCTAAAATGCCCAGTCATCCAGATGTCTGGACCCTGGAGACCCTAAGGAAGTGCCCTGAGAAGGCGTTTCAAAGATGGCAGTTCCTAGGTCCTCATTCTAATAGCTAACATTTGCCAAAGGTTGATCTCACCACTCTAGGAAGCtactattatctcttttttaaagtaaagaaaactGAAGGTTTCAGAcattaaggggcttgcccaaggtagcGCAGCTGTAAAGTGGCTgaaccccagtttcttcatctctaagtTGGGGTCAGTGACACTTGCTCTACCTTATTCATAGGGTAATtgtgaagaaagtactttgtaaaacttaTTAAAGTATCATCACAATGTCAGTTATGATGATAATTAACTAATggacctttgggcaagtcacaacttctctgcatctcagtttctCCAACCGTAAAATGGGCATCCTCTGCTTTTGCCTCACTTTCCGTTGTAAAGTACTAAAGAAAAGGATGACACTGCAATTAAGACAGCTCTAGCATTCATAATTTTCCCTCATTCCTACTGAAAGAATGATACCAGATTTAATTAAGTTTGAAAGGATGTAACAAAATGTTCAATAAAAATAAACGAAGGCATCTCACACAGCACCAAGGGAAGAAAACAAACTCTTCAAAGTCCTTTGGGTCCTTATGTGTAACTAGTTCTTAATAACCTTATTCATCTTCTATGCCAATAAAGTGGAGCTGAGGGGGCCAGAAAGGAATCAGGTCAGGCTTAAAAGAAAGCATCTTAATAATTTAAGATGCTCCGGCAGCCCTAATCTCGAAGACTTCAGGCTACCTCTGAGAGTTACTGGTCTTGAACACCAAGTCACTAAGGATCTTCATCCTCTCTGCTTCTGATGGTTCTCACTGACAGCGTCGACCCAGAAGTGTTTCCAACAACCTTGGTAGTCAGTACCCCAAACAAAGGCTTCTCCTAGGCAACAGGAGCCCAGGAGATCAGACTCTCTCTACCCATCCCAGACAATTCATAATTCATAGCAATGCTTGAGCCACTGCCATTGGGAAGCCTATCATAAATCAGAATTGTCAGAAGGGACCTTGAATACACAAACAGGCATTTGTTGGGCACCTACAATGGGCAGAGCCCCCAGATCCTCTCGTCCAATGCCTTCATTGTACAGAAGAGGGATTAGAGGCCTGGGTGTGGTAGGCTCCGGGCAGGTGTCCCAGGAGCCCCCAGGATGTGGGAGTGCCCTTCTCTGGATTCTTTCTAAATCATGCCATGCTTCCTTCTCATTAACAGACATGTTTATGTGGCAACCAGAAATGAAATGCTTGCCTCAGAAGCATTTCAGAATGCCTCCCCTATTTCTCTCCATTCACCCCGGGGAGAGGCTGCAGACTTAGGGAAGTTCTCCAGAGCACACAGGTGGGGAGGATGAAAGGCTGCATGTCAGCTGAACCCACACCCAACCATTGATTCAATTTTTTGTAAAATACTCTTCTcaagggggtgggtggggggtctCAAAGAAGTGTAGACAAACAGCAGCCCTGCACCTCTAAGATCTAAAAATCCAGTTATTACTGAATAAACTCCAGATGATGAGGCTAGTCCAGGTCTATGTCCATTCTTGTCCATCTCCCTTCAACCATGTATTATTACACACATACCCACAATCCCATCACTGGCCatcatttctcttctcctttatcGCCCTCACTCTCCCATCTGCCATCTATACACTGGTAGTAAAGGAAAGAAGCACAGCCATTAAGGCAGGCATACTAAAGATTCTCCAGAACtctaaaaagtcaaagaaatgagAGCTCCAATTACTAGTTCTGTAGGAGGGCTGGGGAACTGATGGGGGTACAGTGGGAGGGATATATACGGTGCTAAGAAAACTATCTGATGCCAAGAGCATCATCTTTACAAATGTTTGGTTGTTTTATTGCCCTGTGTTGGGATGGGGGAATGGGGGGCAGAGAGTCTTCAGTTCATTCCCCTCATTTTGGCATAGGAGGTGCCTCAGGAGCTATAAGACTCCCCCATCCACATGAAAGTTTGTGAAAGCCAAAGACAGATCACCACTTAGCAGAGATCAAGGGACCATCAATTTTTAGAGGAAGCTTATTGAGGATCTAGACCTGGTGTGTCAAAGAGAGATGGGGGCCACTAAACTGCATCTAAAGATCCCTACCAGCCACATAGTGACCCAGTTTTAAATGTAATGTTAtccatattttattgtatttttattctgctaaacatttccaaattaacatttttaatctGAGTCAGGTCACACCCAGGAATATTGTGTGGCCCACAGGTTCCCGAAGGGCCGCATCACTGACATCTCTGGTCTAGACCAACCCCTTCGTTTTACAGACAGACTGAAGGGATTGGGGCATTTGAACTGGGTTCTGTGggctccaaatccaatgctctttccattgagGCAGAGCAGTCTTCCTCCAGACAGGCCGACTGGGATGGAGATTGTCTGAAATCTCTCCCACCTTTAAAATTCTAGGAGGCTGAGAAGTTTCTGCCTTCATCAAATGGAGCTACTCCTCATAGGCACCCAAGCTCATCCTGCCCTGGGCAGGATGCTTTTCTCTGGCTGCTGTTCCCATTGCCTGCCATCACCAGGGTGGCCTCTCCTCTGCTTCCTCTTAGTTGAAGAATGTTTCCTGGGATACTGAGGCCGGGTGACACAAACTTTGCCCTAACTCTTAGGAGGGacaaaggaccttagaaatcatctgatcCAAGCcctcctttacagatgaggaaacagagggtcAAAAAGTTGactttcccaaggacacacagctggaATGGAGAGCAGCTGTGTCTCCTGAATCAAggtctggtgctctttccacttgtGGCACAGTCTTCCTACAATCTCTACCTCTTAAGGATTATTTGTATACAGAAGTCACAGATAACTAGAAtataagatagaaagaaaggaaataaacttgGTTAAGAATCAAATCCTGTAAGAAAAATATGAGCAAAAAGTGCAATAAGAATTCAGAGGAGGGGGAGAATGCTTCACAGAAGTGGCATTTCAGCTGGGCCTTGTAAGATGGAAGGTCTTTAATAGGAAAAGTGGGGAAGGAAGAACATTCTAGAAGGAGGTATCAGCATGAACAAAGCAGAAAAGACTTGGGCATGTTAAGGGAGTCATTTGCTTCACCCTCCTGGGTGGGCACACCGGAATAGTGGGAGATCACAGTGAAAAAGTGGGTGCATTGGAGCTTTGTTCATAGACAATGGGGAGCCCTCAAAGGCTTTGGGGCAGAGAAATGACAATCAGAGCTGTGTTGGGGAAAGTATGTAGGAGGGATTATAGGCAGAGAGAACAATTTGGGGTAATTTTGACaatggagccaagatagcaggaGGACCCATCTTCAGCTGATGGCAGGGGACAAAAAGGACATCATGGTGGGAGGAATTTCCTCATCAGGGAGGGATGGGCCCAAACAGTTTCTGAGATTACTTCCAATTCTACGGCACTTTCGAGGCTCATGTCACATCATGATTTTCCTCATGCTACTTTGTCTGAATAAATGGAACTGATTTTTCTTACCCTTTCTTCAGCCTTAGTGTCTTATGAGATTTAGGACATTTCCCAAGCCAGGAATGGCCATCTCTCCTCCTTATGTTTCCCAGGGGTATACAATCTGTATGAAAAATgtctgaaaataaaaacaaaatgagagatGCTGAAAACTTGGTGAATTAGGATCACCGATTCAGAGTAGAAGAGAGCTAGGTCATTGAGTTCGACCCCCCTCACTTTAcacaggaagaaactgaggcacagaaaggttaagAGCCTGGCTCAGAGCCACAAAGTTACAAAGTATCTGGGAAGGATTCTGAACCCAGATCTCACCGACTTTCGAGTTCAATATTCTCTCTGCTCTTTCACTTGCCTGTTGGAACAGGTGGCccttgagctgagccttgaaagtTAGCAGGGATTCCAAGAGGCTAGAGAACATTTCAGCTAAAGGGGGCAGGTTGTACAGTCATAGAAATGGGGGTGGAATGTTGTGTATGGGAAAACAGAGAAGTAGGCCAGTTTGGCTGAAACGGTATGTGAGGGGGAGTGATGTGTAATCTGCTGGAAAGATAGGCTGGAGTCAGTCTGTGTatggctttaaatgccaaacagaggagtttgcATTTTCGTCTTGAGGTAACAAGGAACCTTCCTGAGCAGGAAGTGAGACTGGTGTTTTAAGGAATATCAGGATGGCAGCTGATGGACTGGAGAGGGCAGAGATCAGATGGAAGAGAGAGGGCAACTGAACTGGGCGGGGGGACTGTggtatgaatggagagaagaggacagaCGCAAGAGAGGTGGGGGAGGCAGAATCAGGTATATTGATAATTGATTGGCTATGGAAGATGAGTAAGAGTGAAGTGATCCCTTCAAGGCTTTGCAGGCAGGGTACTGCTAGTGAGTCTGGAGAAGAGATTTCATTTTGGACTTGTTGAATTGGAGAAACCTACTTGTCAGGTAGAGATTTAGGCCTAGAATTCAGGAGAGACGTGAGGGCTGGGTAAGTAGATCAGGTCATCGAGCTAAGGATGATGGTGGAATCGGTGGAAACATATGAGATCATCAAGAGAGCCAGgggagagatggagatggagatggagatggagatggagacagagagaggagagggtcAGAGTCCTAACCTAAGCACAGATAGCAGAACGCCGCCCATGGGGGAGAGCACCCAGAAACAAGAGGGGCTGACTCTTAGACGGTGCAAAGGGAATGAAAAAAGCGCTCAATTTGACACCCCACCGGGCAGCGGATGCAAGGGGCGCAGGGGCGGAGGCGGGTGAGGGCAGAGATGGGGAAGTCCCAGCAATGTGGGGGGGTGGAAGCCGGGGAGCCGCCTCCAAGCTTGGAGAAAGCAGAGGGGAGACTCGAGGGAGGCGAGCGCTGCTCGGCGAGGGTTAGGAGGCCGAGAGGGCGCAGAagttaagaagagaaagaatggggGGCGCCGTGGAGAGGGCACCCCCGG from Macrotis lagotis isolate mMagLag1 chromosome 2, bilby.v1.9.chrom.fasta, whole genome shotgun sequence includes these protein-coding regions:
- the DNAL4 gene encoding dynein axonemal light chain 4, translated to MGEEGKKDDADYKRLQTFPLVRHSDMPEEMRVETMELCVTACEKYSNNNESAAKMIKETMDKKFGASWHVVIGEGFGFEITHEVKNLLYLYFGGTLAVCVWKCS